The following DNA comes from Macaca thibetana thibetana isolate TM-01 chromosome 14, ASM2454274v1, whole genome shotgun sequence.
ACCAATGACTATggcaaatttgaaaattttaacagTGTCAAGTTTTGGCAAAGGTGTAGAAGTATTTttactctcatacactgttggagAGAATGTAAAAGGATATAAGTACTTCAGAAAACATATTGACAATtccctaaaatataaataaattctatAATATGACCCAAACACTTATCCAAAAGAAACGAAAATATATGTCAAATGTAAGCCATGTTTATGAATACACACAGCCACTCCATGTACAATACCAAAACATGGAAACAATCAAATCTCATCAGCAGGGGAATGCATAAGCAAATTATGGTATGATCATCCAGTGGAATTCTATTCTGCAATGACAGTGAATAAACTATTGATATTTACAtcataggtatatacccagaagattGTAGATCatgctactctaaagacacatgcacacgtatgtttattgcggcactattcacaacagcaaagacttggaaccaaccaaaatgtccatcaatgacagactggattaagaaaatgtggtacatatacaccatggaatactatgcagtcataaaaaaggatgagttcatgtcctttgtagggacatggatgcaactggaaaccatcattctcagcaaactatcacaagaacagaaaaccaaaaaccacatgttctcactcataggtgggaattaaacaatgagatcacttggacacaggaaggggaacatcacacaccgggtcctattgtgggaagggtgaggtggggagggatagcattaggagatatacctaatgtaaatgacaagttaatgggtgcagcacaccaacatggcacctgtatacataggtaacaaacctgcacattgtgcacatgtaccctagaacttaaagtataataataaaaaaaaaattgtgtgcacTTAGGTAGAAGGATCATACCacaaataaagaggaaatataaATTCAGATTTGAACTCACAGTAATGGAGATTTTTTCAATAGTTAGAACGTACACAGTGGATGGAAGTTATGAcattattttcctaaaaaataaTCAAGCTGAGGTTTTCTGACCATGTTTTAGTAGATTCATAAATGGATCTTTGCCATGGATATAAGTTTTAAGAATATTTCCGCTATGATTCTCCAGGTATAGGCATGATTAATCAACCTGTATTATACTGTGAAAAAATAGAGACTATAATGGGTGGAGTTGCACTAATTACAATTAGCTATTAAATACGGTTGTTTGAACCTATCATATACAATCTATATCAGAATAATGAAGTTGATGATGACAACCTGTATTTACTGAAATGATCTTGCCGTTGTCCTGATACGCTTTGGTGCCAGGTGCTATAAATCCTCTGTCTTGTCAGAAAACACTTGTTGATACTAAGTTCTACAGAAGCTTTCAAtgccacaaaaataatttattaattttcagtaCTAGTAATCATAAGTAGTGTTTTTAGAGTTTCCATGtggtttttgaaataatttaaatggcaatagttacatttttaaatatttggactATTTGCAAAGAACCTCCACAATAAAAAAGGTCCTTTGTAGGATGCCAAGTGTTAAAAACAACCTCCTCAATAttactaaaaatggaaattaatctCCAAATTAACACAACAGCATTTCcattaaaattatgaatatgtttttagggaaaatatttacattgcCAATAAGCCTGTTAACTATTCCCTCGGAGTATCTCAGAAATTAACATGTTTGGAATCCTTCAATTACTAGGTCCCCGGTAACATAAGAATGCATGTAAAAGCCCTTGGTTTTACTGGTGAAATGATTCCCTTAAGCAACTGGAAACAGTTCCTTCCTCAGTAAGTAGCTTCTGTGGTTACTGGACTGGCTTTaatggtgcaaaaaaaaaaaaatcaacttttgttGGTCTGAGAGCAAGAACCACTGATTTGAGTACAAATAGTTTTGAGAGTACATTTATCATTCAATATTGCACCGACGAGGTAATCTATCTTGTATCACCCTTTCTGGTATAGCTTCCGCAGGATGTAAAATGCCTTTTGTTTAAATAAACCTTTTGTTACTCATAGGAGAACCGAAGCATAGCTACCTACCTTAtaatttgaattcatttattttataacacaAGATTGTTTTGTTATATGTTTGGAAAGAACTTAATGAATCATTGTATTTTAATGAGATCTATttgttaattcctttttaaaagaatccaAGAATGACTGTATTTTCCTACCACTATCCTcatgcctcttctcttccttttgatGTTTCTCTAAATAGAATTTTTAGATTATAAGAAGGGATGACCAACATGAAGTTGCCAAGAATACATGCCCTGCATTTTTGGGAAGTATGTGAACCATAGAATGGTCATACTGTTAATATTCTCCCCATCCTCACACTTGTTTTCATGGGCTTTGATTTCATACACACTGGCTTTGAATTACACTGGTCAATTACATGTTGAATGATCTTGAGATACCAGCCTAAGCATTAATGTTTTCATCCAAAATATGGAGCTAATAATAAGAATCTTGTTTATAGAGAACCAGTGTATCAtgtggctttggagtcagaatcTTGGGTTCTAATCCTGTTTCCATCACATCCTAAATCTCAAATTCTCTGTTTCTGAGTttccttcatctataaaaaaaaaatcataatgataGTAACTCCATGgtaattttgttagttttttggtGACTATTAAATGAGTTATAGGTGAAGTGTTAAGAATATTGCATTGCACATAATAAGCGTTATACAGGTGACAATTATTGTTAGTAAAATTTGACAGGTAGCCCTAGTCATAAGCTAAGAATAAAATGGCAGTGTAGCAATCAAAACTAATTTTTGATGTTACCTACTGTATGTCAGTCTCTCTAAAGAATCACACATGGAAAGATAAGTAGGTAGATAAAGGGACAGAAAGCGGGGGAGATAATTTTCCCTATGTAATCCACACAGAAACACTATGAGatatttattatcattgttatagTACATATTAGGATAATTTATATTAAgttgcacaaggtcacacagcccccATGCAGCCAAGATGGGCATCTAATCAAATTCCTCCGAAATTGAAGTTATgtcttatattttctaaatagcaTGACtacttttcagacaagcaaagtAAGAATAACCACAGTCCTACTGTAGTGCTGCATCTCATTCACACACTTTGAGGTGATAACATAAGGCAGCACTTTGAGCACGTGATTAACCCTTCTGATTATCAGTAGGCTTCTCAGTGTCTATGTCATTGGCTAGTTTTATTGCCTACATGAGATAAACAAAGTGTCTGTAGCACTGTCATTGTCATAATATGTATTATGTAAATGAGGCAGtgactcagaaatatttttaattcccaTCTTGGCTCTTTCAACATGAACTACAGAGATTGATACTtcgcttgttttgttttttttttttaatacttccaACATGGCCCAAATCAAATTATTTGTACTTCAAAGTcaagttaaaaatgtttataattgtgTAAGTGTTTTGAGACCTTAGAAGCAGTCTTCAACAGTCTTTAACAGATTTTCTGACTCATCACTTTGTATTATACTACCATAACAATAAATGTGACAATTGTTGTTTACTTATAAAATTTAATCAGTGATAATGCTATATACAGTAATGTTATTTAATTGGAAGTTAACATATAACTAAATGTTTGGCTTACTTTACTTGGTCAGTCCACTAATGTTCATTGAGCATTTCCTGGAAGCCAGTGATTTCGATAAAGGCCAGAAGTATAGAAACAAGTAGTTAACTAACTTTATCTGCTTGGTGTAGTATGTGAATAGGGTTTATGGAATTACACTAAGctcttttctggaaaaatatcctcagagcTGGTATTTActgacatttgtttttatttcactaaacctgctttataaaaaaaaaaaaaaaaaaaaaaaaaaattagctggcatatTTCATTACACCACTCTATTCACTCAGTCAAGAGACATAGCATACCAGTATCTATCAAATcctgaaaacaaaaagcagattgttctaaaattcttatTTGAAGGAACATTCTGTAAGTCagttcatttttaataatatacgTATTTTCTTTACTTAATATGATCATCAGTCTGTTcattaatttattacttttttaatacTCTAGGCcagttattgtttaatattttgggTACAAAATAGTAAGGAACTCAGACATGATCCATGTGCATAGGAAGTCAACCGTTCAATGGAAGAAATAGTAATCAAATAAAATGTAACCTGCaaccattaaatatgatattactaaactctgaaatatatttctcagagTTTACAGTTCAAAAAAGTTTgaacttgctttattttattgcctatttatttatttttttaaacaaaataactttataattacaactagttatttttcttttttcatcaatAGAACATTTTAGGATATTAGAATTTctcataaaaggaaaacaaaacagaagatggAATTTACAGATGGAAAGTACACCTTGGTGACTGAGTTTATTGTGTTAGGTTTTCCAACTTGCCCTGAACTGCAGATTGTCCTGTTCCTCATATTTCTGACATTATATGGTATAATTCTAATAGGGAACATTGGATTGATACTGTTGATCAGGATTGATCCTCATGTATTTTTTCCTTAGCAACCTATCATTTGTAGACCTTTGCTATTCCTCAGTCATTGTTCCCAAGATGCTGGTCAATTTCCTCTCGGAGAATAAATCTATTTCCTATTATGGGTGTGccctgcagttttattttttctgtacttttgcaGACACAGAATCCTTCATCCTGGCTGCCATGGCCTATGATCGCTATGTCGCCATCTGTAACCCTTTACTGTACCCAGTTGTGATGTCTAGGGGCATCTGTATGTGGCTGATTGTCTTGTCATACGTTGGAGGCAACATGAGTTCCCTGGTTCACACATCCTTTGCCTTTATTCTGAAATATTGTGACAAAAATGTTATTAATCATTTTTTCTGTGACCTCCCTCCCCTACTTAAACTATCCTGCACTGACACAACAATTAATGAGTGGCTCCTCTCCACATACGGCAGCTCAGtggaaattatttgttttatcatcatcatcatctcctaCTTTTTCATGCTTCTCTCAGTCTTAAAGATCCACTCTACCAGTGGGAGGAAGAAGACCTTTTCTACATGTGCCTCTCACCTGACTTCTGTGACGAGCTATCAAGGGACTCTCCTCTTTATTTACTCACGGCCCAGCTACCTGTATTCTCCAAACACTGATAAAATTATCTCCGTGTTCTACACCATTTTCATTCCAGTGCTGAATCCATTGATTTatagtttgagaaataaagatgtaaagGATGCAGCCAAGAATGTTCTAAGATCAAAGGTAGATTCTTCATGAGATAAAGCATCTCAAGATACGTCTAATTTCTCAATCACATACTGTAATTGGGAGTTTGCAAAAACCTTaccagtacacacacacaacctcttATACTAGGGATTTTATCAAGCTCTTGGTTTAATGCAGCCAAATGAATTTCATAGTCccgaaatattttaaaaaccatttaaaagtTTCAAAGGTGCTGCTAAACACTAGTCATACTACTTTTCAGTTATTACTAGCTTCAGATTTATGCTAAAATCAATTTCATCAAGCCATCTTAAAGGATATAGTAAATGTTTCAGAAAAGTGCGCAATGTATGTAGATGTGTGTATCTGTAGAGTATCTCAATTATAAGTATAGATTACTGGataactggaaaagaaaataagtcagaTTGCTTTGATTTATATGCCAGATCTATACCTGGCTAGTGAGTGGCATGTTGAATGAGTTGCTTAATTTTTCTATGCCtcacttatctgtaaaatgagatgaaTATTGTACGTATACTATTGATTGATAGTGAACAAAGTTAATACAGTTAAGAGTTGAGAATAGTCCCTGGACATTTTATacacttagattttttttgtaatatatgttttaaaaatatctcacaCTAATTAAAAAGCATGTTATAAAATAAGATGATAGAGGCCAGAATGTTACAAAAGCAATAATAAACAGCcgagtaatattttttaaaatgaaggtaatagCATGTTGATAACTTTCTACACCCAATGTATAAcaaaacaatttggaaatattttcttagtgACTTGAACAATATAGGTTAATTACAAcgcaaaatatttgtttttctatctcttttttttttaaaaaaaaaaaaacaacgcaACAATGTATTACTGAATGTGTGGAATATTATTTGCTGGAATCTCAGAAAAAGAACACTCTCTCTAATTTATTATGCTGTCCTAACTGTGTCCTCATAGGGAGATCAATCCAGTACTGTAGTGGAAAACCATGCAGGAAATGTGTGTTTGAAAATTGAAATTGAAGGATGTGTAGAAGGATGTGTATTATTGCAAAATCTATTTCAGTAACTAATATTGTGTGCTACAAATCATTACTATTTATGATAATAAGTGTTTACAAGCTATGAACTGGAAATATAAAAGTTTACAGTTATGCAagcatatatcattttatttcctttcacagatattgcttttttcttcacaaattaaaAGTTCAGGACCACACTGTGTCAAGCAAGTcaattggcaccatttttccaacattaTGTTCTCATgccatgtctctgtgtcacattttggtaattctcacaatgtCTCAatcttttcattaatattttatctattatgaagatctgtgatcagtgatctctGATGTTACTATTGTCATTATTTAGGGGCGCAATGGACTGTACCCATAAAAGAGagtgaacttaattgataaatgttatatatattctgACTGCTTCCACAAGTGACATTCTggctctctccctttcctttggcCTCCCCatttcctgagacacaacaatatcaAAATCAGACCAGTTCATAACGTTGCAATGACCTTTAAGTGTTCAAGCAACAGGAAATATTGCACATCTCTCACATTAAATAGAGTTAGAAATAATGaagcttagtgaggaaagcaTGACAAAAGACAAGCTGAAAACCTGTGCCAGGATAACTGCCACGTTGtaaatagaaagataaattatTGAATGAAATTTAAAGTGCCACTTCAGTGAACACGAAtgataagaaataaaacactctTGTTGTTGATTTGGGGAAAGGTTCAGTGGTCTGGCTTGGAGATCAAAACAGCCACAATATCCATTAATACAAAGCCTAATGTAGAGcaaagccctaactctcttcagttctttgaaggctgagagaggtgaggaagtcatacagaacagagccctcagaaataataccacacatctacaaccatctggtctttgacaaacctgacaaaaacaagaaatggggaaaggattccctgtttaataaatgatgctggcaaaactggctagccatatgtagaaagctgaaactgcatcccttccttacaccttacacaaaaattaattcaagatgtattagagacttaaatgttagacctaaaatcataaaaaccctagaagaaaatgtaggcaatacaattcaggacataggcatgggcaaggacttcatgtctaaaacaccaaaagcaatggcaacaaaagccagaattgacaaatgggaactaattaaactgaagaactactgcacagcaaaagaaactaccatcagagtgaacaggcaacctacagaatgggagaaaatttttgcaatcagctcatctgacaaagggctaatatccagaacctacaaagaactcaaacaaattttcaagaaaaatacaaacaaccccatcaaaaagtgggcaaaggatatgaacagacacttctcaaaagaagacatttatgctgccaacggacacatgaaaaaatgctcatcatcagttgccatcagagaaatgcaaatcaaaaccacaatgagataccatctcacaccagttagaatggcaatcattaaaaagtcaggaaacaacaggtgctggagaggatgtggagaaataggaacatttttacactgttggtgggactgtaaactagttcaaccattgtggaaaacagtgtggcaattcctcaaggatctagaactagaaataccatttgacccagccatcccattaatgggtatatacccaaacgattataaatcatgctgctataaagacacatgcacacttatgtttattgcggcattattcacaatagcaaagacttggaaccaaccaaaatgtccatcaatgacagactggattaagaaaatgtggcacatatatgccatggaatactatgcagccatgaaaaaggatgagttcatgtcctttgtagggaatggatgaagctggaaaccatcattctcagcaaactatcacaagaacagaaaaccaaacactgcatgttctcactcataggtgggaattgaacaatgagtacagttggacacaggaagggaaacatcacacaccggggcctctcatggggaggggcgagggggagggggagggatggcattagaaatgtacctaatgtaaatgactagttaatgggttcagcacaccaacatggctcatgtatacatatgtaacaaacctgcacattgtgcacgtgtaccctagaacttaaagcataataaaaacaaatttaaaaacattcaagCTATCAGAGGTTGATTCCTGTGGTTTAAGGACATAAGTCAACTCCATAACATAAAAGCACAAGATGAAACAGCAAGAGCTGATGTAGAAGCTACAGTAAGTTATCCTAATTGttgatggctacactaaacagcAAACTTTCAATATAGAAGAAACAaccttatattggaagaagatgtcacCAAAGACCTTTATAGCTAGAGATAAGTCAATGACTTACATAAAACCTTCACAGCTCAGGCTGATCTCTTTTTAGAGGAAGCTGTGACTTTAAGTTAAAGCCAATACTCATTTACCACtctgaaaatcctagggtccTAAAAAATGATGGTAAATCTTTTTTATACATGCTTTATAAGTATAATACCAAAGTCTGGATGATGGCACATATGCTTACAGCATGggtcactgaatattttaagcccattatTGAGACCTACTACTCAGAAAGGAAAAGCTTCCTTTCGAAATATTACTGTTGTTTGA
Coding sequences within:
- the LOC126936158 gene encoding LOW QUALITY PROTEIN: olfactory receptor 5I1-like (The sequence of the model RefSeq protein was modified relative to this genomic sequence to represent the inferred CDS: inserted 2 bases in 1 codon), which translates into the protein MEFTDGKYTLVTEFIVLGFPTCPELQIVLFLIFLTLYGIILIGNIGLILLIRIDPHXYFFLSNLSFVDLCYSSVIVPKMLVNFLSENKSISYYGCALQFYFFCTFADTESFILAAMAYDRYVAICNPLLYPVVMSRGICMWLIVLSYVGGNMSSLVHTSFAFILKYCDKNVINHFFCDLPPLLKLSCTDTTINEWLLSTYGSSVEIICFIIIIISYFFMLLSVLKIHSTSGRKKTFSTCASHLTSVTSYQGTLLFIYSRPSYLYSPNTDKIISVFYTIFIPVLNPLIYSLRNKDVKDAAKNVLRSKVDSS